In one window of Candidatus Cloacimonadota bacterium DNA:
- the cls gene encoding cardiolipin synthase encodes MLDVIHSFWYVIVVVIYILGIIASLDAIWKGRTAQGSIAWAVSLIVFPYLALPLYYIFGDRKFYAYVKAMRSGNVKIKNVADCLLKKLEKKNLILEDTDNDFKVMEKLARLPFTKGNRAKLLIDGNETFKDIFKGIEEAKDYVLIQFYMVHDDVLGRQLKDLLVKKNQEGVRIYFLYDDIGSHLLPKSYVEELREKGIQITSFKTRKRFSFKLRLNFRNHRKIVIVDGKKAYVGGCNISKKYLGIHPKYGYWRDTHVMIEGPAVQTIQLPFLSDWYWVTNFIPDLNWEPEAVPGCNNKVLSVSSGPADEQETCGIFFVQAINSAKKRLWIVSPYFVPDQQVLTSLQLAAMRGVDVRLVIPQKSDLLLTYLSSFSYLEETTRSGVKVYRYKKGFLHEKVMLIDDDKAVVGTANLDNRSFRINFEINLLFSDKNFASRVEAMLNDDLQNSFQVGVEDYSKRPIWFKLAVKIARLMSPVQ; translated from the coding sequence ATGCTCGATGTAATCCATTCATTCTGGTATGTAATTGTAGTTGTAATTTATATTCTGGGAATCATTGCCAGTTTGGATGCTATCTGGAAAGGTCGAACAGCTCAGGGTTCTATCGCCTGGGCGGTTTCACTGATTGTGTTTCCCTATCTGGCACTTCCGCTTTATTATATTTTTGGAGACAGAAAATTTTATGCTTATGTGAAAGCAATGCGTTCGGGAAACGTGAAAATAAAAAATGTTGCTGATTGTCTTCTAAAAAAATTAGAAAAGAAAAACCTGATATTGGAAGATACCGACAATGATTTCAAGGTTATGGAAAAACTGGCCAGACTGCCATTTACAAAAGGTAACAGAGCAAAGTTGCTTATCGATGGCAATGAAACATTCAAAGATATTTTTAAAGGAATTGAAGAAGCAAAAGATTATGTTCTGATCCAATTCTACATGGTTCATGATGATGTTCTGGGAAGGCAGCTGAAAGACCTTCTGGTCAAAAAGAATCAAGAAGGAGTTAGAATCTATTTCCTTTATGATGATATTGGAAGTCATTTGCTGCCAAAAAGTTATGTGGAAGAACTGCGTGAGAAAGGAATACAGATCACCAGTTTTAAAACCAGGAAGAGATTCAGTTTTAAATTGCGACTGAATTTCCGTAATCATCGAAAAATAGTAATTGTAGATGGCAAGAAAGCTTATGTCGGTGGTTGTAACATCAGTAAAAAATATCTGGGAATTCATCCTAAATACGGTTACTGGCGAGATACACACGTTATGATCGAAGGCCCGGCTGTTCAAACAATTCAACTGCCTTTCCTTTCCGACTGGTATTGGGTTACGAATTTCATTCCCGATCTTAACTGGGAACCGGAAGCCGTTCCAGGCTGCAACAACAAAGTTTTGAGTGTTTCTTCAGGACCGGCAGATGAGCAGGAAACCTGTGGTATATTTTTTGTACAGGCCATTAATAGTGCCAAAAAGCGTTTATGGATCGTAAGTCCGTATTTCGTTCCCGACCAGCAGGTTCTTACTTCACTTCAGCTTGCAGCGATGCGTGGAGTTGATGTGCGACTGGTAATTCCACAAAAATCCGATTTACTTCTTACCTATCTTTCTTCATTTTCATATTTGGAAGAAACAACTCGATCCGGCGTAAAAGTGTATCGTTATAAGAAAGGATTCCTACATGAGAAGGTTATGTTGATCGATGATGATAAAGCCGTAGTGGGAACTGCAAATCTGGACAATCGTTCCTTCCGTATAAATTTCGAGATCAATCTGCTTTTCTCCGATAAGAATTTCGCTTCCCGAGTGGAAGCTATGTTGAACGATGATCTGCAGAATAGTTTCCAGGTGGGAGTAGAAGATTACAGCAAGCGTCCGATCTGGTTCAAATTAGCTGTTAAGATCGCTCGTTTGATGTCGCCGGTGCAATAG
- the dusB gene encoding tRNA dihydrouridine synthase DusB has translation MKSTNSRQIKLEKLIRKKLWLAPLAGYTDKAFRTICKECGADVVVSEMVSADGLIYNNDKTMKYARFNEDQRPFGIQLFGSDAEIMRKGTELILSSKPDFIDINMGCPVKKVVKRGAGSALMKTPEIAEKIVQEIKNVLGGTEILLSVKIRAGWDKFSINATEFGQRMENAGADMICLHPRTKAQMFSGKSDWSLITELKSNLKIPIVGNGDIDDIESAEKMFSETGCDAVMIGRGILGKPWLFNQIKEFQKTSIKTEPEVKEKLAIIKRHFDLLQHEKGYGRAIKEMRSHLAFYTKGYREGAKVRNFINRCFDFEDIYQAIVQLYQNQ, from the coding sequence ATGAAATCAACAAATTCAAGGCAGATAAAATTAGAAAAACTGATCAGAAAAAAACTGTGGCTGGCACCTTTAGCCGGCTACACCGATAAAGCATTCAGAACCATTTGTAAAGAATGTGGTGCCGATGTCGTAGTCAGTGAAATGGTGAGTGCGGATGGACTGATCTACAACAACGATAAAACCATGAAATATGCCAGATTTAATGAAGATCAACGACCATTTGGAATTCAGCTTTTTGGTTCTGATGCAGAAATAATGAGAAAAGGTACAGAATTAATTTTATCTTCAAAACCTGATTTCATCGATATCAATATGGGTTGCCCGGTAAAAAAAGTGGTAAAACGCGGAGCTGGTTCCGCCTTGATGAAAACACCCGAAATTGCTGAGAAGATTGTGCAGGAAATTAAAAATGTTTTAGGGGGAACTGAAATCCTACTATCCGTAAAAATAAGAGCGGGTTGGGATAAATTCAGCATAAATGCAACCGAATTCGGGCAGAGAATGGAAAATGCCGGTGCAGATATGATCTGCCTTCATCCCAGAACAAAAGCACAGATGTTTTCAGGAAAAAGTGACTGGAGTTTGATAACAGAATTAAAATCCAATCTAAAAATTCCGATAGTAGGAAATGGTGATATAGATGATATAGAAAGTGCAGAAAAAATGTTCAGTGAAACTGGTTGCGATGCGGTAATGATCGGCCGTGGCATACTTGGCAAACCCTGGCTTTTCAATCAGATCAAGGAATTCCAGAAAACGAGTATTAAAACTGAACCTGAAGTAAAAGAAAAGCTTGCCATCATAAAACGACATTTTGATCTTTTACAACATGAAAAAGGATATGGAAGAGCTATCAAAGAAATGCGATCTCATCTGGCGTTTTATACCAAAGGCTACAGAGAAGGTGCAAAAGTGCGGAATTTCATCAATCGCTGTTTCGATTTTGAAGATATTTACCAGGCAATTGTGCAATTATACCAGAATCAATAG
- a CDS encoding RNA methyltransferase: MQEITKNQLKDFARLQQKKYRQQFGKVIVEGKRTIELLIENHIHIDTIFYSDEADLPDNIASVTEQIKLQNWQMEKITATKNPQNIAALLPTETPKINSRKFLLYLDNIKEPGNLGTIFRTASAAGLDGIVLSPDCCEIFNPKVIRSSLGTVFVLPSEVHDLDWLQKQRAQIFVSTLQNAKDLGEVERSNENCILVLGSEAEGVRPEIYEMGFENINIPISSNVESLNVAVAAGIMIFQLKNT, from the coding sequence ATGCAGGAAATTACTAAAAATCAATTAAAAGATTTTGCCAGACTCCAGCAGAAAAAGTATCGTCAGCAGTTTGGGAAAGTTATTGTAGAAGGCAAAAGAACAATAGAACTCCTGATAGAAAATCACATTCATATCGATACGATTTTTTATAGTGATGAAGCTGATTTACCAGATAATATAGCGAGTGTAACTGAACAAATTAAGCTCCAAAACTGGCAAATGGAAAAGATCACTGCAACAAAGAATCCGCAAAATATTGCTGCTTTGCTGCCAACTGAAACACCAAAAATAAATAGCAGGAAGTTTCTGCTTTATTTAGACAACATCAAAGAACCGGGAAATCTGGGAACTATCTTTCGAACAGCATCTGCAGCCGGTTTGGATGGCATCGTGCTTTCTCCTGATTGCTGCGAAATATTCAATCCAAAAGTAATTAGATCTTCGCTGGGAACAGTTTTTGTGCTGCCATCGGAAGTGCACGATCTTGACTGGCTTCAAAAGCAGAGGGCTCAAATTTTTGTTTCTACTCTGCAGAATGCAAAAGATCTTGGTGAAGTAGAAAGATCAAATGAAAATTGTATTCTTGTTTTAGGTTCAGAAGCAGAGGGCGTTCGACCTGAAATTTATGAAATGGGATTCGAAAATATTAACATCCCGATTTCTTCAAATGTGGAATCATTGAACGTTGCAGTAGCAGCAGGCATTATGATCTTCCAACTAAAAAATACTTAA
- a CDS encoding HD domain-containing protein, producing the protein MYDIKRLTESIKRLTNVGIALSATQDINAFFELILKEAMFFTNADAGTVYTVSDDQQHLDFKVVCTKSKKLHMGTADTSKWPPVQLYDADGNKRMKNFVAYVYHTKEPKKINDVYKQDLFDASGTKKYDRANNYKSISMAAIPLKNHENDILGVVQLINAIDDDGEIVPFAKRNIIFLDSLASQAAIALSNKKLIQNLEKLLHQFIKSIAKAIDRKSKNTGGHITRVATLSEMLFQKVNEDNTIFKDYKFDEDEIQELSIAGWMHDVGKITTPVYIMDKSKKLETIFDRIEMVKTRIDMVIAIIERDKALAPKEKYGEFDKIINEVKEYKEILITCNESSEYMNDEIYNKLTEIFTFNYSSEGKNYFIITEDEFNNLSIRKGTLIPKEMEKMHEHASVTLELLDELTFPKKFRNVPLFAASHHEKLNGKGYPSQLTEDELPLQARVIAVADIFEALTASDRPYKSDKTLSQTFKILAFMAKDRDIDPDLLTLFIDSGLFTQYANIYLKPHQIDDVDFEIIKKIYQN; encoded by the coding sequence ATGTACGATATCAAGAGGTTGACAGAATCGATAAAAAGACTGACAAATGTGGGGATCGCTCTGTCGGCAACTCAGGATATCAACGCTTTCTTTGAATTGATTCTAAAGGAGGCGATGTTCTTCACAAATGCTGATGCAGGAACCGTCTATACAGTTTCTGATGATCAGCAACATCTTGATTTTAAAGTTGTATGCACGAAATCAAAAAAATTGCATATGGGTACTGCTGACACATCCAAATGGCCACCTGTACAGCTTTATGATGCAGATGGCAATAAACGCATGAAAAATTTCGTTGCTTATGTTTATCATACAAAAGAACCAAAAAAGATCAATGATGTATATAAACAGGATTTGTTTGATGCTTCCGGTACCAAAAAATACGATAGGGCAAATAATTATAAATCGATTTCCATGGCAGCAATACCGTTAAAAAATCACGAAAATGATATTTTGGGAGTTGTTCAACTTATTAATGCCATAGATGATGATGGGGAAATTGTACCATTTGCTAAAAGAAATATCATATTCCTGGATTCTCTGGCATCGCAAGCTGCAATCGCACTTTCCAATAAGAAGCTAATCCAGAACCTGGAAAAATTACTTCATCAATTCATCAAAAGTATCGCTAAAGCAATTGACCGGAAATCTAAAAATACCGGAGGTCACATTACCAGAGTTGCCACGCTTTCCGAAATGCTGTTCCAGAAAGTTAATGAAGATAATACTATTTTCAAAGATTACAAATTCGATGAAGATGAAATCCAGGAACTCAGTATTGCTGGCTGGATGCACGATGTTGGCAAGATCACGACACCCGTTTATATAATGGATAAAAGTAAGAAACTGGAAACGATTTTTGATCGCATCGAAATGGTGAAAACACGTATAGATATGGTGATTGCTATAATTGAAAGAGATAAAGCACTGGCTCCAAAAGAAAAGTATGGAGAATTTGACAAGATCATTAATGAAGTAAAAGAATATAAAGAAATCCTGATAACATGCAATGAAAGCAGCGAATATATGAACGATGAAATTTATAATAAATTAACCGAGATTTTCACCTTCAATTATTCTTCGGAGGGCAAGAACTATTTCATCATTACGGAAGATGAATTCAATAATCTCAGCATAAGGAAAGGAACTTTAATTCCAAAAGAAATGGAAAAAATGCATGAACATGCTTCGGTAACTTTGGAATTACTGGATGAATTAACATTTCCAAAAAAATTCCGCAATGTACCACTTTTTGCTGCGTCTCATCATGAAAAGTTGAACGGTAAAGGATATCCTTCCCAACTAACAGAAGATGAGCTTCCGCTTCAAGCACGTGTGATTGCTGTTGCCGATATTTTTGAAGCTCTCACTGCCAGCGATCGACCTTACAAATCGGATAAAACACTTTCCCAGACGTTCAAAATTTTAGCTTTCATGGCAAAAGATCGTGATATCGATCCTGATCTGCTGACGCTTTTCATCGATAGCGGACTTTTTACGCAATATGCGAATATCTATTTAAAACCGCATCAAATAGATGATGTGGATTTTGAAATCATAAAAAAAATCTATCAGAACTAA
- a CDS encoding NTP transferase domain-containing protein yields the protein MIDNETLTFIQKQKAPLSSVIICAGRSSRMGQEKALLKIRNYTVLSLIVNSLNEYSETIAIVLNAHNHKMIRESLIESDIEWQGVHFAINKNAEKGMFTSIKQGLESAVKEKPTLLHLIDQPFIKDETYDALENSLDDDHLIFQPSVKINGKFRAGHPIIFQPEFRDFLLKQPDDTNLKEVLKRFQDKIKYVEVDDEAILHNINTMEEFEAKLKEI from the coding sequence ATGATAGACAATGAAACTCTTACCTTTATACAAAAACAGAAAGCACCACTTTCTTCTGTTATTATTTGTGCGGGAAGATCATCACGAATGGGGCAGGAAAAAGCATTGTTAAAAATACGTAATTATACTGTTTTGTCGTTAATTGTAAACAGTCTGAACGAATATTCTGAGACAATTGCGATCGTGTTGAATGCACATAATCACAAAATGATAAGAGAGAGTTTGATTGAGTCTGATATAGAATGGCAGGGAGTTCATTTTGCAATAAATAAAAATGCCGAAAAAGGAATGTTCACTTCCATCAAGCAAGGTTTGGAATCTGCTGTAAAAGAGAAACCTACACTTCTTCATCTTATCGATCAACCGTTTATAAAAGATGAAACCTACGATGCCTTGGAAAACAGCTTGGATGATGATCATTTGATCTTTCAACCATCGGTAAAAATAAATGGAAAATTCAGAGCTGGACATCCCATTATTTTTCAGCCGGAATTTCGCGACTTTCTTTTAAAACAACCTGATGATACAAATTTAAAAGAAGTTCTAAAGAGATTTCAGGATAAGATAAAATACGTCGAAGTTGACGATGAAGCTATTTTGCATAATATTAACACGATGGAAGAATTTGAAGCAAAATTAAAGGAAATATAA